Genomic segment of Myxococcus stipitatus:
CTGCTCTACAGCGCGGACGCCGTCCCGGTGGGCAAGGACCAGATCCAGCACGTCGAGTTCGCCCGCGACTGGGCCGTGAAGTTCAACACCGAATACGTGCCCGGCTATGACCCCGCGGACCCGGACGGCAAGGAGCGGGGCCACACGCCCGGCATCCTCAAGCTGCCCTCTGCGCGCATCCAGGAGTCCACCCAGACGGTGCCCGGCGTCGACGGCAAGAAGATGTCCAAGTCGTACGGGAACACCATCGAGCTGTTCGGGGACGAGAAGGAGATCAAGAAGCGCATCATGTCCATCAAGACGGACTCGACCCCCGTCGATGCGCCCAAGCCCGTGCCGGAGGGCAAGCCCGCGGACCCGTCCGTCGCCAGCGATGTCCCCCTCTACGACCTGCTCAAGCTCCTGCTGCCCGAGTCGGAGTTCAAGGACGTGGACGCCAGCTGGAGGGCGGGCGGGAAGGGGTACGGCGACTACAAGAAGAAGCTCCTGGAGGCCTACCACGCGACCTTCGGCCCGGCCCGGCAGCGCCACGCCGAGCTGGTGAGCGACCCGGCGGAGCTGGAGCGCATCCTCAAGGACGGCGCCGACCGGGCCCGCGCCGAGGCGACTCGTTTGATGGACAAGATTCGCCGCGCCGTCGGAATCCCGTGAGGGAAGGGGCCTGAACGGGTGTTTACCGCCGTTTGTTTGACCCACCTGGAACCCACTGTTAAGGAGGTGTGTCCCCCGGCTGGTGCTTGAGGCTGGCGCATCCGGGCCCTTGCATGATGAGCCGCCACCGAAAGCCAGAAGGGCAGCCAGGTTCCGCCGTTGAGTGACGGCCGCCCCACCTCGGCCGACGAGGGCCTCCGCGAAGGCGAGCTCCCCAGGACCCCTGGGGACGCCTTCCGCGTCGCGTTGCCCAACTTCGAGGGCCCGCTCGACCTGTTGCTCCATCTCATCAAGGAGCACCGGGTCGACATCTTCGACATCCCCCTGGCGCTCATCACCGAGAAGTACCTGGAGCACCTGGAGCGGATGCGGGAGATCAACCTGGACATCGCCGGGGAGTTCCTGGTGATGGCGTCCACGTTGGCCCACCTCAAGAGCCGCATGCTGCTGCCCCGCCAGGACGCGGTGGCGGTGCCCGAGGGCGGCGAGGCCCTGGCGGCGGTGGAGGAGCAGGAGGACCCTCGCGCGGAGCTGGTCCGCCGGCTGCTCGAGTACCAGAAGTACAAGGACGCCGCCGAGCACATGGCCAAGCAGGACATCCTCGGCCGGGATGTCTTCGCCCGCAGCGTGCCCGTGGAGGCGGTGCCCATCCCCGAGGAGGAGGTGGGACTCCAGGAGTTCAGCGTCCTCAAGCTCGTGGAGGCCCTGGACCGCGTCCTGGAGCGCCTGCAGCCCAAGCACCAGCACGAGGTGGTGCGCGAGAAGGTGACCCTGTCCGAGGCCATCCTCCGCATCGCGGACCGTTTGCGCCCCACCGGTCAGGTGCTCTTCGAGAGTCTGTTCTCCCAGGAAGAGACGCCGACCCGTCAGGAGATCGTCATCACCTTCCTGGCCATCCTGGAGATGGTGAAACGGCGCCTCATTCGTGTGGTACAGGACGAGCCGCTCGGCCCCCTGTTGCTGCTGCCCAACGGGGACGCCCTGGAGCGATTGGCTCCCAAGGAGGTTGACGAGAGTGACTACCGGTAGGAAGGGACCGAAAAAGCCGGACAGCGACGTCGACACCGAAGGCGCGTCCGGAGGCCCGAATCCCTTCTCGGAAGAGGAGCTCGCCGCGGTCACCGGCCCCGGCCCCGCCGACGAGCTGGACGAGTTCGAGGCCGCCGCCATCGAGGAGGACTCGGACGGCGCGCCCGACCTGGAGACGTCCTTCGAGAAGCTCGTCTCCAAGAGCCGCAAGCTGTCCCAGGACCGCATCCGCACCGTGCTGGAGAGCGTGCTCTTCGTCGCCGAGCGGCCCCTGTCCGTGGACGAGCTGTACCAGGCGACCGGCATCGAGCGGGAGCTCATCGCCGAGGCCCTCAACCAGATCACCGGCAGCCACCGGGACGGCATCAGCGGCATCGTCCTGTACGAGGTGGCCGGGGGGTGGCAGTTCCGCACGGACCCTCACTCGGGTGAGTACGTGCGACGGTACCTGCGCGTGAAGCCTCAGCGGCTCACCCGCGCCGCGGTGGAGACCCTGGCCATCATCGCCTACCGGCAGCCGGTGACCCGGCCGGAGCTGGAAGATATCCGCGGCGTGGATTGCGGCGCCGTCCTCAAGGCGTTGATCGACCGCAAGCTGGTGAAGATCCTGGGCAAGCGCGAGGAGGTGGGTCGCCCCATCCTCTACGGCACCACGCGTGAATTCCTGGAATTCTTCGCCCTGAAGGACCTGTCAGCGCTGCCCACGCTGCGGGAGTTCCATGAGTTGACGCAGGAGCATCGCGAAATCGTGGAGAAAGAAGTACGACCCGCGCCGCCGGCTGCAGGGACCGTTGAGGCCCTGTCGGACCCGGGATTCACGAAGCGGATGGAAAAGAGCGCGGCTGCGAGTGAGGCCGCGCTAGAGGACCTGGAAGAAGCCATGGCGGCGGCTGACCGGACACAGAAGGCCAGCTCCAGCGTCCTGGACACGCCCCCGAAGCCCGAGACGGGCGCCGAGGGGCCGAAGCCCGAGTAACGGGCAGCAATGGAAGAAGGGGAAGTAATGGCGGCCGAAAGACTACAGAAGTACCTGGCCCGCGCGGGAGTCGCTTCGCGCCGGCATGCAGAAGAGCTGATCACCGCGGGCCGCGTGGCGGTGAACAACACGACGGTGACGGAGCTGGGAAGCCGAGTGGAGCCGGGCACGGACCTGGTGTCGGTGGACGGGCAGCTCGTCACTCCGCCGGACGAGACTTCCTACTTCCTGCTCTACAAGCCCGTGGGCGTCGTGACGACGCTGTCGGACCCGCAGGGCCGGCCCACGGTGGCCAACTACATCGAGGAGACGGGCAAGCGCCTCTTCCCGGTGGGACGGTTGGACTACGACGCCGAAGGAGCGCTGCTCTTCACGGATGATGGGGCGCTGGCGCACAAGCTGACGCACCCGAGCTTCCAGGTTCCTCGCACGTATCTGGCGAAGGTGAAGGGCGAGCCGGACGTGGCCACGCTGGACAAGCTGCGCGGTGGCGTGCGGCTGGAAGACGGCATGGCGACGCCGGTGTCCGTGGGCGTGTTCGAGTCCGCCGAGAAGAACACCTGGTTGAAGATCGTGGTCGCGGAGGGCCGTCCGCACCTCATCAAGCGGCTGTGCGCGGCGGTGGGGCACCCGGTGGTGCGCCTGTTCCGTCCGGCCTACGCCGGGGTGGGTGTGGAGGGGTTGCGGCCGGGAGAGCTGCGCCCGCTGAAGAAGGCCGAGGTCGACCTGCTGAACCAGGTGGCCGACGGGAAGGCGTCGCCTCCGTCCGCGGATCTGCGGCTGCCGCCGCGCCGGCATGGTCGCGCGGCGCCGGGCATGGAGGAGTCGGACGAGGACGAGCTGTCGATGGATGACGATGCTCCGGCGCCTCGTGCGGCGGCGCGCAAGAGCGCCCCTCGTGCGGAAGGTGGCAAGTGGAAGCCCGTGGTGGATGGGGGCTCCAAGCTCGCGCGCTTCGGTCGTCCGCGGACTGCGGGCGCGGGGCGCGATGAGGGCGAGCGTCCTGCACGCCGTGAGCGGAGTGCGGACGGAGAGGGCTCTGGCCGTCCCGCGCGCAAGGAGTGGGGCGCGGGAGCAGGGGAGCGCTCGCGGTTCGCTCGAGGCGCGGGTGGCGAGGGTCGTCCTTCGCGAGGCCCCCGTGGTGCGGATGGCGAGGGCCGTCCTGCCCGGAAGTCCTTCGGCGCTGGCGGAGAGGGTCGTCCCGCGCGCAAGGCCTGGGGGGCGGGTGGCGATGACGCCCGGGGTGGAGATCGTCCCGCGCGGAAGTCCTGGGGCGATGAGGGTGGCCGCGGTGGTGAGCGTCCGGCGCGCAAGCCCTTCGGTGCCGGGGGAGATCGTCCCTTCCGGAAGTCCTTCGGCGCGGGTGGCGATGACGCCCGGGGCGGAGACCGTCCGGCGCGCAAGCCTTTCGGTGCAGGGGGAGACCGCCCTGTCCGGAAGTCCTTCGGCGCGGGTGGCGATGACGCCCGGGGCGGAGACCGTCCGGCTCGCAAGCCTTTCGGTGCAGGGGGAGATCGTCCCTTCCGGAAGTCCTTCGGCGCGGGTGGTGATGACGCCCGGGGTGGAGACCGTCCGGCTCGCAAGTCCTTCGGTGCTGGCTCGGATCGTCCCGCCCGGAAGTCCTGGAGCGCCGGTGGCGACGAGGGTGGACGTGGCGGAGACCGGCCTGCCCGGAAGTCCTTCAGCGCGGGTGGCGATGACGCCCGGGGTGGAGACCGTCCGGCGCGCAAGCCGTTCGGTGCCGGGGGAGACCGCCCTGTCCGAAAGTCCTTCGGCGCGGGTGGTGATGACGCCCGGGGTGGAGACCGTCCGGCTCGCAAGTCCTGGGGCTCGGGTGATGACGCGCGTGGCGGCGACCGCCCGGCCCGGAAGGCGTGGGGTGCTGGTGGCGATGACGCGCGCGGCGGCGACCGCCCGGCCCGGAAGCCCTTTGGCGCTGGCGGTGGAGACCGTCCAGCCCGGAAGGCGTGGGGTGCTGGTGGTGATGACGCGCGTGGCGGCGACCGTCCCGCGCGCAAGCCCTTCGGTGCGGGTGGCGGCGACCGTCCTGCTCGCAAGCCCTTCGGCGCTGGCGGCGGCGACCGTCCGGCGCGCAAGGAGTGGGGTTCGGGCGACGGCGAGAGCAGCCGTCCCGCTCGCAAGTCCTGGGGC
This window contains:
- the trpS gene encoding tryptophan--tRNA ligase; this translates as MRTLSGVQSSGKLHIGNYYGAIRQFVQLQDESEAYYFIANLHALTTVRDPKLALELTREAAVAYLALGVDPKKAVLFRQSDVREVLELYWILGTVVPHSNLERAHSYKEKVAKGISPDFGLFAYPVLMAADILLYSADAVPVGKDQIQHVEFARDWAVKFNTEYVPGYDPADPDGKERGHTPGILKLPSARIQESTQTVPGVDGKKMSKSYGNTIELFGDEKEIKKRIMSIKTDSTPVDAPKPVPEGKPADPSVASDVPLYDLLKLLLPESEFKDVDASWRAGGKGYGDYKKKLLEAYHATFGPARQRHAELVSDPAELERILKDGADRARAEATRLMDKIRRAVGIP
- a CDS encoding segregation and condensation protein A: MSDGRPTSADEGLREGELPRTPGDAFRVALPNFEGPLDLLLHLIKEHRVDIFDIPLALITEKYLEHLERMREINLDIAGEFLVMASTLAHLKSRMLLPRQDAVAVPEGGEALAAVEEQEDPRAELVRRLLEYQKYKDAAEHMAKQDILGRDVFARSVPVEAVPIPEEEVGLQEFSVLKLVEALDRVLERLQPKHQHEVVREKVTLSEAILRIADRLRPTGQVLFESLFSQEETPTRQEIVITFLAILEMVKRRLIRVVQDEPLGPLLLLPNGDALERLAPKEVDESDYR
- the scpB gene encoding SMC-Scp complex subunit ScpB, translating into MTTGRKGPKKPDSDVDTEGASGGPNPFSEEELAAVTGPGPADELDEFEAAAIEEDSDGAPDLETSFEKLVSKSRKLSQDRIRTVLESVLFVAERPLSVDELYQATGIERELIAEALNQITGSHRDGISGIVLYEVAGGWQFRTDPHSGEYVRRYLRVKPQRLTRAAVETLAIIAYRQPVTRPELEDIRGVDCGAVLKALIDRKLVKILGKREEVGRPILYGTTREFLEFFALKDLSALPTLREFHELTQEHREIVEKEVRPAPPAAGTVEALSDPGFTKRMEKSAAASEAALEDLEEAMAAADRTQKASSSVLDTPPKPETGAEGPKPE
- a CDS encoding pseudouridine synthase, with translation MAAERLQKYLARAGVASRRHAEELITAGRVAVNNTTVTELGSRVEPGTDLVSVDGQLVTPPDETSYFLLYKPVGVVTTLSDPQGRPTVANYIEETGKRLFPVGRLDYDAEGALLFTDDGALAHKLTHPSFQVPRTYLAKVKGEPDVATLDKLRGGVRLEDGMATPVSVGVFESAEKNTWLKIVVAEGRPHLIKRLCAAVGHPVVRLFRPAYAGVGVEGLRPGELRPLKKAEVDLLNQVADGKASPPSADLRLPPRRHGRAAPGMEESDEDELSMDDDAPAPRAAARKSAPRAEGGKWKPVVDGGSKLARFGRPRTAGAGRDEGERPARRERSADGEGSGRPARKEWGAGAGERSRFARGAGGEGRPSRGPRGADGEGRPARKSFGAGGEGRPARKAWGAGGDDARGGDRPARKSWGDEGGRGGERPARKPFGAGGDRPFRKSFGAGGDDARGGDRPARKPFGAGGDRPVRKSFGAGGDDARGGDRPARKPFGAGGDRPFRKSFGAGGDDARGGDRPARKSFGAGSDRPARKSWSAGGDEGGRGGDRPARKSFSAGGDDARGGDRPARKPFGAGGDRPVRKSFGAGGDDARGGDRPARKSWGSGDDARGGDRPARKAWGAGGDDARGGDRPARKPFGAGGGDRPARKAWGAGGDDARGGDRPARKPFGAGGGDRPARKPFGAGGGDRPARKEWGSGDGESSRPARKSWGSSDESGRGAPRRGMSSGSGRFGGAGRGDSAGEGRPRFGRGAGAGRPGGRDSDGAGPRGRGGFGSKPGGKGPRGAGDEARAWKPYDDRGAPRERVVRAGSRGGGADGARKSEGFKDWGKKKQDGGKPRWSNQSPRGRTGGPSKGPRRPH